In the genome of Pseudomonas protegens, one region contains:
- a CDS encoding molybdopterin-binding protein, whose amino-acid sequence MTIKAINVRNQFKGTIKEIVEGDVLSEIDVQTASGIVTSVITTRSVKELELSIGSEVIAFVKSTEVSIAKL is encoded by the coding sequence ATGACCATCAAAGCCATCAACGTACGCAACCAGTTCAAGGGCACCATCAAGGAAATCGTCGAAGGCGACGTGCTCTCGGAAATCGACGTGCAGACCGCGTCCGGGATTGTCACTTCGGTGATCACCACCCGTTCGGTCAAGGAACTGGAACTGTCCATCGGCAGCGAAGTGATTGCCTTTGTGAAGTCCACCGAGGTGTCGATCGCCAAGCTGTGA
- the ssuD gene encoding FMNH2-dependent alkanesulfonate monooxygenase, translating to MSLNIFWFLPTHGDGHYLGTAEGARAVDHAYLQQIAQAADRLGFGGVLIPTGRSCEDSWLVAASLIPVTQRLKFLVALRPGIISPTVAARQAATLDRLSGGRALFNLVTGGDPDELAGDGLFLDHEQRYQASVEFTRIWRRVLEGETVDYDGQHISVKGAKLLYPPLQQPRPPLYFGGSSEAAQDLAAEQVDMVLTWGEPPAAVAEKIRQVRDKAAKLGRSVRFGIRLHVIVRETNAEAWQAAERLISHLDDDTIARAQASLACFDSVGQQRMAALHGGRRDKLEVSPNLWAGVGLVRGGAGTALVGDGPTVAARMKEYADLGIDTFIFSGYPHLEESYRVAELLFPHLDIERPKLPEAAGYVSPFGEMVANDIIPKAASQS from the coding sequence ATGAGCCTCAACATCTTCTGGTTCCTGCCCACTCACGGCGACGGCCATTACCTTGGCACCGCCGAAGGCGCTCGCGCCGTGGATCATGCATACCTGCAGCAGATCGCCCAGGCCGCCGACCGCCTGGGGTTTGGCGGCGTGCTGATCCCCACCGGACGCTCCTGCGAGGATTCCTGGCTGGTGGCGGCCTCGCTGATTCCGGTGACCCAGCGCCTGAAGTTTCTGGTCGCCCTGCGCCCCGGGATCATTTCCCCGACGGTGGCGGCGCGTCAGGCGGCAACCCTGGATCGGCTGTCCGGCGGCCGGGCGCTGTTCAACCTGGTGACCGGGGGCGATCCCGACGAGTTGGCCGGCGATGGTCTGTTTCTCGACCATGAACAGCGTTACCAGGCCTCGGTGGAGTTCACCCGTATCTGGCGCCGGGTGCTGGAAGGCGAAACCGTGGACTATGACGGCCAGCACATCAGCGTGAAGGGCGCCAAGCTGCTCTATCCGCCGTTGCAGCAACCGCGCCCGCCGCTGTATTTCGGCGGCTCTTCGGAAGCTGCCCAGGACCTGGCCGCCGAGCAGGTGGACATGGTTCTGACCTGGGGCGAGCCGCCGGCCGCCGTGGCCGAGAAGATCCGGCAGGTGCGCGACAAGGCTGCCAAGCTCGGACGCAGCGTGCGCTTCGGCATCCGCCTGCACGTGATTGTGCGGGAAACCAACGCCGAAGCCTGGCAGGCCGCCGAACGCCTGATTTCCCATCTGGACGACGACACCATCGCCCGGGCCCAGGCATCCCTGGCATGCTTCGACTCGGTGGGCCAGCAACGCATGGCGGCTTTGCATGGCGGTCGTCGCGACAAGCTGGAAGTCAGCCCCAACCTGTGGGCCGGCGTCGGTCTGGTGCGTGGCGGGGCCGGCACCGCCCTGGTGGGCGACGGCCCGACCGTGGCGGCGCGGATGAAAGAGTATGCGGACCTGGGCATCGACACCTTCATCTTCTCCGGTTATCCACACCTGGAAGAGTCCTATCGCGTGGCCGAGCTGCTGTTCCCGCATCTGGATATCGAACGGCCCAAGCTGCCTGAAGCCGCCGGTTACGTCAGTCCGTTCGGAGAGATGGTGGCCAATGACATCATTCCCAAAGCTGCGTCCCAGAGCTGA
- the ssuB gene encoding aliphatic sulfonates ABC transporter ATP-binding protein, with product MTAQQPPRLLRGIPLAVRKLQKTFGSRQVLREIDLHIPAGQFVAVVGRSGCGKSTLLRLLAGLDQPSAGELLAGSAPLSAAIEDTRLMFQEARLLPWKKVIDNVGLGLAGNWRPQALEALEAVGLADRANEWPAALSGGQKQRVALARALIHQPRLLLLDEPLGALDALTRIEMQQLIERLWQQHGFTVLLVTHDVSEAVAIADRVILIEDGEVGLDLHVELPRPRVRGSHRLAALETQVLNRVLSLPGSPPEPEPVSPLPTQLRWAL from the coding sequence ATGACGGCTCAACAACCTCCACGGCTGCTGCGGGGCATTCCCCTGGCCGTGCGCAAACTGCAAAAGACTTTCGGCTCGCGCCAGGTGCTGCGGGAAATCGACCTGCACATTCCCGCCGGCCAGTTCGTCGCGGTGGTGGGGCGCAGCGGTTGCGGCAAGAGCACCTTGCTGCGCCTGCTGGCCGGACTCGACCAGCCTTCGGCCGGGGAGTTGCTGGCGGGCTCCGCGCCCTTGAGCGCGGCCATCGAAGACACCCGGCTGATGTTCCAGGAAGCGCGTTTGCTGCCCTGGAAGAAAGTCATCGACAACGTCGGGCTCGGTCTGGCGGGCAACTGGCGGCCCCAGGCCCTGGAAGCCCTTGAGGCGGTGGGCCTGGCCGATCGCGCCAATGAGTGGCCGGCGGCGCTGTCCGGTGGCCAGAAGCAGCGTGTGGCGCTGGCCCGGGCCCTGATCCATCAACCGCGGCTGTTGCTGCTGGACGAACCGCTGGGGGCGCTGGATGCCCTGACCCGGATCGAGATGCAGCAGTTGATCGAACGCCTGTGGCAGCAGCACGGTTTTACCGTGTTGCTGGTGACCCATGATGTCAGCGAGGCGGTGGCGATTGCCGATCGGGTGATCCTGATCGAGGACGGCGAGGTGGGGCTGGACCTGCACGTCGAGCTGCCGCGTCCGCGGGTGCGGGGTTCCCATCGCCTGGCGGCCCTGGAAACCCAAGTCCTCAACCGTGTGCTGTCACTGCCCGGCTCGCCGCCGGAACCGGAACCCGTTTCACCCTTGCCCACGCAGTTGCGTTGGGCGCTTTAG
- the ssuC gene encoding aliphatic sulfonate ABC transporter permease SsuC — protein MNGQRIVQRLAPWGLPLLLLAVWQLSVSAGWLSTRILPAPSAVIEAGISLVRSGDIWTHLAISGWRAGLGFVIGGGIGLSLGFITGLSKWGERLLDSSVQMIRNVPHLALIPLVILWFGIDESAKIFLVALGTLFPIYLNTYHGIRNVDPALVEMARSYGLSGFALFRQVILPGALPSILVGVRFALGFMWLTLIVAETISASSGIGYLAMNAREFLQTDVVVLAIVMYAVLGKLADLAARGLERVWLRWHPAYQVTKGGAQ, from the coding sequence ATGAATGGACAACGCATAGTGCAGCGTCTGGCGCCCTGGGGCCTGCCCTTGCTGCTGCTCGCGGTGTGGCAGCTGTCGGTGTCGGCGGGCTGGCTGTCGACCCGCATCCTGCCGGCCCCCAGCGCGGTGATCGAAGCCGGGATCAGTCTGGTCCGCAGCGGCGATATCTGGACTCACCTGGCCATCAGTGGCTGGCGCGCGGGGCTCGGATTTGTCATCGGCGGCGGTATCGGCCTGTCGCTGGGCTTCATCACCGGCCTGTCGAAGTGGGGCGAGCGGCTGCTGGACAGTTCGGTGCAGATGATCCGCAACGTGCCGCATCTGGCGCTGATCCCCCTGGTGATCCTGTGGTTCGGCATCGATGAGTCGGCGAAGATTTTCCTGGTGGCCCTGGGCACGCTGTTCCCGATCTACCTCAACACTTACCACGGCATCCGCAACGTCGATCCGGCGCTGGTGGAGATGGCGCGCAGTTATGGCCTGTCCGGCTTTGCCCTGTTTCGCCAGGTGATCCTGCCGGGGGCCTTGCCCTCGATCCTGGTGGGCGTGCGCTTTGCCCTGGGCTTCATGTGGCTGACCCTGATCGTCGCCGAAACCATCTCCGCCAGCTCCGGCATCGGCTATCTGGCGATGAACGCCCGGGAGTTCCTGCAGACCGATGTGGTGGTGCTGGCCATTGTCATGTATGCGGTGCTCGGCAAGCTGGCGGATCTGGCCGCGCGTGGCCTGGAGCGGGTCTGGCTGCGCTGGCATCCGGCCTACCAAGTGACCAAGGGCGGTGCCCAATGA
- the ssuE gene encoding NADPH-dependent FMN reductase, producing MLVVSLGGSPSQRSRSGVLLELAKRWLQQHGVEVVSYQVRDFPAEDLLHARFDSPKVIDLLQQIEQADGLLIATPVYKASFSGALKTLLDLLPERALSHKVVLPMATGGSIARMLAVDYALKPVLSALKAQEMLQGIFAEDSQIAYGEGSVQPQLAEALELRLKEALEQFHSAMARRPKPLDPHLLNERLLSARWSI from the coding sequence ATGCTGGTGGTCTCTCTCGGTGGCAGTCCCAGTCAGCGATCCCGTTCCGGGGTGCTGCTGGAGTTGGCCAAGCGCTGGTTACAGCAGCACGGCGTGGAAGTGGTCAGCTACCAGGTGCGGGACTTCCCGGCCGAGGATCTGCTCCACGCCCGCTTCGACAGTCCCAAGGTCATTGACCTGCTGCAACAGATCGAACAGGCCGACGGCTTGCTGATCGCCACGCCGGTGTACAAGGCGTCTTTTTCCGGGGCCCTGAAAACCCTGCTCGACCTGCTGCCGGAGCGTGCCCTGAGCCACAAGGTGGTATTGCCCATGGCCACCGGCGGCAGCATCGCCCGCATGCTGGCGGTGGATTACGCGCTGAAGCCGGTGCTTTCGGCGCTCAAGGCCCAGGAGATGCTCCAGGGCATCTTTGCCGAGGACAGCCAGATCGCCTACGGCGAAGGCAGTGTCCAGCCGCAGCTGGCCGAGGCTCTGGAGCTGCGTTTGAAAGAGGCTCTGGAGCAGTTTCACAGCGCCATGGCCCGTCGCCCCAAGCCGCTGGACCCGCATCTGTTGAATGAACGCCTGTTGAGTGCTCGCTGGAGCATTTGA
- a CDS encoding peroxiredoxin, which produces MSLRLGDIAPDFEQDSSAGKIRFHEWLGDSWGVLFSHPADFTPVCTTELGFTAKLKDEFAQRGVKAIALSVDPVDSHHKWIEDINETQNTRVNFPILADADRKVSDLYDLIHPNASDTLTVRSLFIIDPNKKIRLTITYPASTGRNFHEILRVIDSLQLTDNYKVATPANWQDGDEVVIVPSLKDEDEIKRRFPKGYRAVKPYLRLTPQPNR; this is translated from the coding sequence ATGAGCCTCAGACTGGGCGATATCGCCCCCGACTTCGAACAGGATTCCAGTGCCGGAAAGATTCGTTTCCACGAGTGGCTGGGCGACAGCTGGGGCGTGCTGTTTTCTCATCCGGCGGACTTCACCCCGGTGTGCACCACCGAGCTGGGCTTTACCGCCAAGCTCAAGGACGAATTCGCCCAGCGCGGGGTGAAAGCCATTGCCCTGTCGGTGGACCCGGTGGACTCCCATCACAAGTGGATCGAGGACATCAACGAAACCCAGAACACCCGGGTCAACTTCCCGATCCTGGCGGACGCTGATCGCAAGGTGTCGGACCTCTATGACCTGATCCATCCCAACGCCAGCGATACCCTGACCGTGCGTTCGCTGTTCATCATCGACCCGAACAAGAAGATTCGCCTGACCATCACCTATCCGGCCAGCACCGGGCGCAACTTCCATGAAATTCTGCGGGTGATCGATTCGCTGCAACTGACCGACAACTACAAGGTGGCCACGCCGGCCAACTGGCAGGACGGTGATGAAGTGGTGATCGTGCCGTCGCTCAAGGACGAGGACGAGATCAAGCGACGTTTTCCCAAAGGCTATCGCGCAGTGAAGCCCTACCTGCGCCTGACTCCACAACCCAATCGCTGA
- a CDS encoding sulfonate ABC transporter substrate-binding protein, translating to MRPVILRRGLVALFAAAVSFGAIVQAQADTLRIGYQKYGTLVLLKAKGTLEKRLAQQGVDVKWTEFPGGPQLLEGLNVGSIDFGVTGETPPVFAQAAGADLLYVAYEPPAPHSEAILVPKDSPIKSVQDLKGKKVVLNKGSNVHYLLVRALEDAGLKYSDIQTVFLPPADARAAFERGSVDAWVIWDPYQAAAEQQLQARTLRDGSGIVDNHQFYLATKPYAQQHPEVIKALVEEVRAVGEWSKANPQEVTEQVAPLLGLSTDITLTSVKRQGYGAGFLTPEVIGAQQKIADSFYQLKLIPKPLSIKDVIWTPTAAVAKAP from the coding sequence ATGCGCCCTGTCATTTTGCGTCGCGGTCTGGTCGCTCTGTTTGCTGCGGCTGTGTCCTTCGGCGCCATCGTTCAAGCTCAAGCCGACACCCTGCGTATCGGTTATCAGAAGTACGGCACCCTGGTGCTGCTCAAGGCCAAGGGCACCCTGGAAAAGCGCCTGGCGCAGCAAGGCGTGGACGTGAAGTGGACCGAGTTCCCGGGTGGTCCGCAGTTGCTGGAAGGGCTGAACGTCGGTTCCATCGACTTCGGCGTGACCGGCGAAACCCCGCCGGTGTTCGCCCAGGCCGCCGGTGCCGATCTGCTCTACGTGGCCTACGAACCACCGGCGCCCCATAGCGAGGCGATCCTGGTGCCCAAGGACTCGCCGATCAAGTCGGTGCAGGACCTCAAGGGCAAGAAAGTGGTGCTGAACAAGGGCTCCAACGTTCATTACCTGCTGGTCCGCGCCCTGGAAGACGCCGGCCTCAAGTACAGCGACATCCAGACCGTGTTCCTGCCCCCGGCCGATGCCCGCGCCGCGTTCGAGCGTGGCAGCGTCGACGCCTGGGTCATCTGGGATCCATACCAGGCGGCGGCCGAGCAGCAACTGCAGGCGCGCACGCTGCGTGACGGCAGCGGCATCGTCGACAACCACCAGTTCTACCTGGCGACCAAACCCTACGCACAGCAGCACCCCGAGGTGATCAAGGCCCTGGTGGAAGAAGTGCGGGCGGTGGGCGAGTGGTCCAAGGCCAATCCGCAGGAGGTCACCGAGCAGGTGGCGCCACTGCTCGGCCTGTCCACGGATATCACCCTGACCTCGGTGAAGCGCCAGGGCTACGGCGCGGGCTTCCTGACTCCGGAGGTGATCGGGGCGCAGCAGAAAATCGCCGACAGCTTCTATCAGCTCAAGCTGATTCCCAAGCCGCTGAGCATCAAAGACGTGATCTGGACGCCCACTGCCGCCGTGGCCAAAGCGCCGTAA
- a CDS encoding OprD family porin: MNKSTLALAVAVGVLAQQAGAAGFIEDSKATLGLRNFYINTDNRDGDTKAAKAQNKQEEWGQGFIFNFTSGYTEGTVGFGLDAIGLLGVRLDSGGGTNGATTTSAGGTIFPTHSSSGKNAQAVNDYSSLGLTGKVKVSQTELKIGTLQPNNPVIKYNDGRLLPQTFQGGQITSNEIKDLTLTAGQIEHAKGRNSSNNEGLSIAGANASSNYDAGKFSNKFYYAGADYKITKDLTASYYYGELKDFYSQNFLGLVHNWSIGPGVLKSDLRYYRSRDNGSNGDTAAYYTTGYYPDKGLSAITKGKVDNNLYSYLALYSVEGHTFGGGYQYSNGDSDFPWLNQGDGSSNSTITDMQIQKFARAGERTWQARYAYDFAKVGVPGLTAGIIYLRGNNIDTAGKVGAAQKLTLGTGGTEWERDLTLSYVVPQGPLKNLGLTWKNAMWRNDIPGQRDQDENRLIVSYSIPLK; the protein is encoded by the coding sequence ATGAACAAGTCCACCTTGGCCCTGGCTGTGGCCGTAGGGGTTTTGGCGCAGCAGGCAGGCGCCGCCGGTTTCATCGAAGACAGCAAGGCCACCTTGGGGCTGCGTAACTTCTATATCAATACCGATAACCGTGACGGTGATACCAAAGCCGCCAAAGCCCAGAACAAGCAGGAAGAATGGGGCCAAGGCTTCATCTTCAACTTCACCTCTGGCTACACCGAAGGCACCGTAGGTTTCGGTCTGGACGCTATCGGCCTGCTGGGCGTGCGCCTGGATTCCGGTGGCGGCACCAACGGCGCAACCACCACATCTGCTGGCGGCACCATTTTCCCGACTCACTCCTCCAGCGGCAAAAACGCTCAAGCGGTGAACGACTACTCCAGCCTGGGCCTGACCGGCAAGGTCAAGGTTTCCCAGACCGAGCTGAAGATCGGCACCCTGCAGCCAAACAACCCGGTGATCAAGTACAACGACGGTCGTCTGTTGCCACAAACCTTCCAGGGTGGCCAGATCACTTCGAACGAGATCAAGGACCTGACCCTGACCGCAGGTCAGATCGAGCACGCCAAAGGGCGTAACTCGAGCAACAACGAAGGCCTGTCCATCGCCGGTGCCAACGCCAGCTCCAACTACGATGCCGGCAAGTTCAGCAACAAGTTCTACTACGCTGGTGCTGACTACAAGATCACCAAGGATCTGACCGCTTCGTACTACTACGGTGAGCTGAAAGACTTCTACTCGCAGAACTTCCTGGGCCTGGTACACAACTGGTCCATCGGTCCTGGCGTACTGAAAAGCGACCTGCGCTACTACCGCAGCCGCGACAACGGCTCCAACGGCGACACTGCTGCCTACTACACCACCGGCTACTACCCGGACAAAGGCCTGTCGGCAATCACCAAGGGTAAGGTCGACAACAACCTGTACAGCTACCTGGCCCTGTACTCGGTTGAAGGTCACACCTTCGGTGGCGGCTACCAGTACAGCAACGGTGACAGCGACTTCCCTTGGCTGAACCAGGGTGACGGCTCGTCCAACAGCACCATCACCGACATGCAGATCCAGAAGTTCGCCCGTGCCGGCGAGCGTACCTGGCAGGCTCGCTACGCCTATGACTTCGCCAAGGTTGGCGTGCCTGGCCTGACCGCCGGCATCATCTACCTGCGTGGCAACAACATCGACACCGCCGGTAAAGTCGGCGCTGCTCAGAAGCTCACCCTGGGCACCGGTGGCACCGAGTGGGAACGCGACCTGACCCTGTCCTACGTGGTGCCGCAAGGTCCGCTGAAGAACCTGGGTCTGACCTGGAAAAACGCCATGTGGCGTAACGACATTCCGGGCCAGCGCGACCAGGACGAAAACCGTCTGATCGTCAGCTACTCGATCCCGTTGAAGTAA